From the genome of Anopheles moucheti chromosome 3, idAnoMoucSN_F20_07, whole genome shotgun sequence, one region includes:
- the LOC128304277 gene encoding uncharacterized protein LOC128304277 yields MSAPGPQPPSEITAEWTVHAQLTLSSISPATFISADNSKLPSDVPPSSTAEECTEVQSPTPEPNISSPSARETGVDSNVAPQQNFIASPAPTLPASSSSAVLSPVKVVYKFSTTDHPLHQKQTNLSSAVPVGGKSNVIFNTDPSSPATPVALAKTSTAEGPPPPCTENTVQLFPKCTSTCSIVLTACTDIVPTTDTLPFTVNKCQSTNNIVVDKSTNFPEKSASNSKDVSCQTSDWETNRQEDKDGAVKRRGVPHKSTTDGSLLSPPPRRREDRFDSLVRKSISPHINPLVSPSNTIRSQQSSVRDTSVAKKKPRTVHIDVYCTGSDAESGSDCDSCCSFNEGTKSLPSSGMRSATSSNSSVSSGSRFDTSHMMEMKAAAVYPNIDPSHPTVYESEEIRVRHKRVGKHEVPRRLMQQTIDQNTLSTIGSLKRTGSARHGRPRRNTAIDEISESKKILFSKHLGEVPQQQNEEQIQDAFSTYFRQDISDDAISSNYALSADRSTRRDVTGSSLSSALACGGFYEDNEDSDIHSKLNRSGTTATQSDSFEYDNSEDRYRIHEMEHVWKQHHWKSPSVERRLLQMQNSTVPSPSCHSPESEHNLTESDHSFVYDEAPHPHASNPSLNEYSDSSPSTVKSASQRASSRPNRSILLQQQAVFAATLQYKREFSPVEGYTNEYLAIARRFGSLITGRRKPGTHMGPVRNPECPCEHCRRWVLERDSGSDVTLLHERALSVDGMSAPNGIVDMRRQFHLRNTYVRET; encoded by the exons ATGTCCGCCCCCGGACCACAGCCACCCTCAGAAATCACTGCCGAATGGACAGTTCATGCACAGCTCACGCTTTCCTCGATTTCTCCCGCTACATTCATTTCGGCAGACAACAGCAAACTCCCTTCGGATGTTCCTCCGAGTTCTACGGCCGAAGAATGCACCGAGGTCCAATCGCCAACTCCAGAACCCAACATTTCCTCTCCGAGCGCTCGGGAAACTGGGGTCGATTCGAATGTTGCCCCTCAGCAAAACTTTATAGCCTCGCCTGCTCCTACCCTACCAGCTTCCTCATCCAGCGCAGTTCTGAGTCCAGTAAAGGTTGTTTATAAATTCAGCACGACTGACCATCCCTTGCACCAGAAACAGACCAATTTGTCCTCTGCTGTGCCGGTCGGTGGTAAGAGTAACGTTATTTTTAACACCGATCCATCATCACCTGCCACACCGGTCGCGCTCGCTAAG ACTTCAACTGCTGAAGGACCTCCACCACCGTGTACAGAAAATACGGTTCAGCTGTTCCCCAAGTGTACCAGCACCTGCAGCATCGTACTGACTGCCTGTACTGATATTGTACCGACGACCGACACACTGCCTTTTACTGTTAACAAGTGCCAATCTACCAACAACATTGTAGTggacaaaagtaccaactttccCGAAAAG TCTGCCAGCAATTCCAAAGATGTGAGCTGTCAAACGAGTGACTGGGAGACAAACAGGCAAGAGGATAAGGATGGCGCTGTCAAGCGTCGCGGAGTACCCCACAAATCTACCACTGATGGGAGTCTTCTTTCACCGCCTCCGAGGAGACGTGAAGATAGGTTCGATTCG CTTGTTCGCAAATCGATATCCCCGCACATCAATCCACTTGTCTCACCAAGTAATACGATACGATCGCAGCAATCAAGTGTGCGGGATACTTCGGTGGCCAAAAAGAAACCACGTACGGTACACATTGACGTGTACTGCACCGGTTCAGACGCGGAATCCGGATCCGATTGTGATTCGTGCTGTTCCTTCAACGAGGGAACCAAATCGCTACCTTCGTCAGGGATGCGATCAGCTACTTCGTCCAATTCGTCTGTATCATCGGGTAGCCGATTTGACACAAGCCATATGATGGAAATGAAGGCAGCGGCGGTATACCCTAACATCGACCCATCGCATCCAACTGTGTATGAGTCGGAGGAGATAAGGGTGCGTCACAAGCGTGTCGGAAAGCATGAAGTGCCCAGGCGTTTGATGCAGCAAACTATCG ATCAAAACACGCTTTCTACCATTGGCAGTCTGAAGCGTACTGGCTCGGCACGGCATGGGCGCCCCAGGAGAAACACAGCGATTGACGAGATCAGTGAATcgaaaaaaatccttttcagCAAGCATCTGGGTGAAGTGCCTCAGCAACAGAACGAGGAACAGATCCAGGATGCATTTAGCACATACTTTCGACAAGATATAAGCGACGATGCAATCAGCTCCAACTATGCCCTCTCAGCTGATAGATCAACACGTCGGGACGTTACCGGGAGCAGTCTCTCAAGTGCATTGGCCTGCGGTGGGTTCTACGAGGATAATGAGGATAGCGATATCCATAGCAAGCTGAATCGTAGTGGTACCACCGCGACCCAGTCGGATAGTTTTGAATACGACAATAGCGAGGATCGGTATCGTATCCACGAAATGGAACATGTTTGGAAGCAACACCACTGGAAATCACCATCGGTAGAAAGAAGACTCCTTCAGATGCAAAATTCTACGGTACCATCGCCATCTTGCCATAGTCCTGAATCAGAGCATAATCTTACCGAGTCGGATCACAGCTTCGTGTATGACGAGGCACCACATCCGCACGCCTCAAATCCATCCCTGAACGAATACAGTGATTCAAGTCCTTCAACAGTTAAGAGTGCTTCCCAACGAGCATCGAGTAGGCCGAACCGGTCAATTTTGTTACAGCAACAAGCCGTTTTTGCTGCAACGCTGCAATATAAACGAGAGTTTTCCCCAGTAGAAGGTTACACCAACGAATACCTGGCGATTGCACGGCGATTTGGCAGTCTCATTACGGGTCGCCGCAAACCCGGCACTCACATGGGACCGGTTCGTAACCCGGAGTGTCCCTGCGAGCACTGTCGACGTTGGGTTCTGGAGCGTGACTCGGGTAGCGACGTTACTCTTTTGCATGAACGTGCACTTTCTGTGGACGGTATGAGCGCACCGAACGGTATCGTCGATATGCGTCGGCAGTTTCACCTGAGAAACACCTATGTCCGTGAAACGTAA